From Caretta caretta isolate rCarCar2 chromosome 14, rCarCar1.hap1, whole genome shotgun sequence, the proteins below share one genomic window:
- the LOC142068977 gene encoding LOW QUALITY PROTEIN: olfactory receptor 6B1-like (The sequence of the model RefSeq protein was modified relative to this genomic sequence to represent the inferred CDS: inserted 1 base in 1 codon) — protein MNKVFLVIYIVTTSGNSLIIALVVADQHLHTPMYFFLGNLSCLETCYTSTILPRMLASLLTGDRTISVSGCIIQLYFFGSLAATECYLLAAMSYDRYLAICKPXHYAALMNSRLCLQIAGGSWISGFLTCVIMMWFMSQLIYCGPNEIDHFFCDFSPMLKLSCSDTSTITLVSFILTSLDSPCPFLLTVTSYACIIATILRIPSTTGRQKAFSTCSSNLIVITVFYGTLMTVYLLPKTNKQIALNKVFSVFYTVLIPLVNPLIYSLRNKEMKEALRKVIS, from the exons ATGAACAAG gtTTTCCTAGTGATCTACATTGTGACCACGTCTGGGAACAGCCTAATCATTGCGCTAGTTGTGgctgatcagcaccttcacacccccatgtacttcttcctggggaacttgtcctgcctggagacctgctacacctccaccatcctgcctaggatgctggccagtctcctgactggggacagaaccatCTCAGTCAGTGGCTGCATCATACAACTGTATTTCTTTGGTTCTCTGGCGGCTACAGAATGCTATCTCCTAGCAGCAATGTCTTATGATCGATATTTAGCGATATGCAAAC TGCATTATGCGGCCCTGATGAACAGCAGGTTGTGCCTCCAGATAGCAGGGGGGTCTTGGATAAGCGGATTCCTAACTTGTGTAATAATGATGTGGTTTATGTCACAATTAATATACTGTGGCCCCAATGAAATTGaccatttcttttgtgatttttctcCAATGCTAAAACTCTCCTGCAGTGACACCAGCACGATCACACTGGTTAGTTTCATACTCACCTCCCTAGACTCGCCTTGCCCATTTCTATTAACTGTGACATCCTATGCTTGTATCATTGCTACtatcctgagaatcccttccaccaccgggaggcaaaaggccttttccacctgctcctcaAACCTCATTGTGATTACAGTTTTCTATGGGACCCTAATGACTGTGTATCTGCTACCAAAAACCAACAAACAGATAGCCCTGAACAAAGTGTTCTCTGTCTTCTACACAGTCCTGATTCCCCTCGTCaatcccctcatctacagcctgcgAAACAAAGAGATGAAGGAGGCCCTGAGAAAAGTCATCAGTTAA